The following coding sequences are from one Odontesthes bonariensis isolate fOdoBon6 chromosome 10, fOdoBon6.hap1, whole genome shotgun sequence window:
- the rps21 gene encoding small ribosomal subunit protein eS21, whose amino-acid sequence MQNDAGEFVDLYVPRKCSASNRIIGAKDHASIQINIAEVDKVTGRFNGQFKTYAICGAIRRMGESDDSILRLAKNDTIVAKNF is encoded by the exons ATGCAGAACGACGCTGGTGAATTTGTGGACCTTTACGTCCCACGCAAATG CTCTGCCAGCAACAGAATCATTGGGGCAAAAGACCATGCCTCCATCCAGATCAACATTGCTGAG GTGGACAAAGTAACTGGTCGCTTCAACGGTCAGTTCAAGACCTATGCCATCTGCGGCGCTATCCGCAGAATG GGAGAGTCTGATGATTCCATCTTGAGGCTGGCAAAGAATGACACCATTGTTGCAAA GAACTTCTGA